TCTATTATTCTTCTAATAATAATCAAGTTAATAGTTCTTTAAAAGTAAAAACGAGAGCAAAGATAATCCTCTACTCTCGTTTTGTGTTGATAATCAGTTATTACAACTGAATTAATTTATCAAGTGTCACATCACCGATCTCTTGCAGATTGTATTCAACAACAACTGCATCTTTCTTGATGTTCACAATTCTTCTTAAATCAATAGGTGTTCCGATAACAACTACATCACAATCTGTATTGTTGATAGTTGTTTCAAGATCTTTAATTTGTTGGTCACCATATCCCATTGCTGGTAATAACATACCAATATCAGGATATTTTTCGAATGTAGCAGCAATTTCACCAACTGCAAATGGTCGTGGATCAACTAATTCTGAAGCACCCAATTTAAGAGCAGCAACAACACCAGCTCCTAAATCCATTTCACCGTGAGTTAAGGTTGGTCCATCTTCAACAACTAAACATCTCTTACCTTCAATTAATTCTGGTTTGTCAACTGTAAGTGGTGAAGCAGCCTCAACTATTCTTGCTGAAGGATTCAAAAATCTAACATTATCTCTCAATTCAGAAATATCTTCTAATGTAGCAGAGTCAATTTTATTAATCACAACAATATCAGCCATGCGAACGTTAGTTTCACCAGGATGATAAGCCATTTCATGTCCAACTCTTAATGGATCAACCACAACAATTTTAATTGTTTTAGTTGTTGAGCGGTAGAAAGGAATATCATTATTTCCACCATCCCATACAATCACATCAGCTTCTTTTTCAGCTTCTCTAACAATGGCTTCGTAGTCAACACCAGCATAAATTACATTTCCCCTTGTAATATGTGGTTCGTACTCTTCCATTTCCTCGATAGTACATTTGTGCTTTTTCAGGTCAGCAATTTCTCCATAACG
The Bacteroidota bacterium genome window above contains:
- a CDS encoding GTPase yields the protein MVRRTLIMGAAGRDFHNFNVFFRGNKDYNVIAFTATQIPGIDDKKYPAELAGADLYPNGIQIHPEEELKQIIETENIDLVVFAYSDVTYQRVMSNSAIVNAAGADFMIMGADNTTVETDKPVISICASRTGCGKSQTTRRVMEILNERGLKAVAIRHPMPYGDLVAQKVQRYGEIADLKKHKCTIEEMEEYEPHITRGNVIYAGVDYEAIVREAEKEADVIVWDGGNNDIPFYRSTTKTIKIVVVDPLRVGHEMAYHPGETNVRMADIVVINKIDSATLEDISELRDNVRFLNPSARIVEAASPLTVDKPELIEGKRCLVVEDGPTLTHGEMDLGAGVVAALKLGASELVDPRPFAVGEIAATFEKYPDIGMLLPAMGYGDQQIKDLETTINNTDCDVVVIGTPIDLRRIVNIKKDAVVVEYNLQEIGDVTLDKLIQL